Proteins encoded in a region of the Microbacterium neungamense genome:
- a CDS encoding SGNH/GDSL hydrolase family protein, whose product MKLRARTRRRRTVLAAVGAAAVLVGVVLGVWRPWTPPVETPPIAAADAAVPPPAPLELPEHPTVLVFGDSWTFGAAATVPEGGYAYRLAELLDGETIVRGVSGSGYLRPGLPTFGERIAALEPELDPDLVIVQGSINDRREDLTGYAAAVNAAWDALARTYPEAAIVVLGPAPHELPVGVATARIDRELAALAAARGWWYISPVQEEWITDANYLDVIDVGIGRQHPSDAGHAFLAEKVAAALEDLRAAAVTAADEADPEPAK is encoded by the coding sequence ATGAAGCTGCGCGCCCGTACCCGACGGCGCCGCACGGTGCTGGCCGCCGTGGGTGCCGCGGCCGTCCTCGTCGGGGTCGTCCTGGGCGTCTGGCGGCCCTGGACGCCGCCCGTCGAGACGCCTCCCATCGCCGCGGCGGACGCCGCCGTCCCGCCGCCCGCCCCGCTTGAGCTGCCCGAGCATCCGACGGTGCTGGTGTTCGGCGACTCGTGGACGTTCGGCGCGGCCGCGACCGTGCCCGAGGGCGGCTACGCGTACCGGCTGGCCGAGCTGCTGGACGGCGAGACGATCGTCCGCGGAGTGAGCGGCAGCGGGTATCTGCGACCAGGGCTGCCGACCTTCGGCGAGCGCATCGCCGCGCTCGAGCCGGAACTCGACCCCGATCTCGTGATCGTGCAGGGCTCCATCAACGACCGCCGCGAGGATCTCACCGGCTACGCCGCCGCGGTGAACGCCGCGTGGGACGCCCTGGCGCGGACCTACCCGGAGGCGGCGATCGTCGTCCTCGGCCCGGCGCCGCACGAACTGCCCGTGGGCGTGGCGACCGCGCGGATCGACCGGGAGCTGGCCGCTCTGGCCGCCGCGCGGGGCTGGTGGTACATCTCCCCCGTGCAGGAGGAGTGGATCACCGACGCGAACTACCTCGACGTCATCGACGTCGGCATCGGCCGCCAGCACCCCTCGGATGCCGGGCACGCGTTCCTCGCGGAGAAGGTCGCCGCAGCGCTCGAGGACCTGCGCGCGGCGGCGGTGACGGCCGCGGACGAGGCGGATCCGGAGCCGGCGAAGTAG